The following are encoded together in the Kribbella voronezhensis genome:
- a CDS encoding LacI family DNA-binding transcriptional regulator codes for MPRITIKEIARRAGVSKGAVSYALNNQPGVSEATRARVLKVAAELEWVPNRAARQLSAARSETFGLVVARTAKTLSEEPFYMGFVGGVESVLSEKSYALALQVVPDLAGEMATYRKWAAERRVDGVIVVDLRVDDPRIPLLRKLDLPAVLVGHPALADGMTCVWTDGTAAMNAAVEHVARLGHQSIARVAGPPEHGHVWIRDQAFAAITRELGLDAQVVHTDFSGEEGAAATRQLMAAADRPTALIYDNDLMAVAGLSAINGLGMRSPGDVTLIAWDDSALCRLTHPTLTAMSHNIVAYGAEVTHRLFGLLDGAPHQAHLYSTPTLTVRQSSGPPPRPS; via the coding sequence CCCGGGCAAGGGTCCTGAAGGTCGCCGCGGAGCTGGAATGGGTGCCGAACCGGGCTGCCCGGCAGTTGTCGGCCGCGCGGTCGGAGACCTTCGGACTGGTCGTGGCCCGGACGGCCAAGACCCTCAGTGAAGAACCGTTCTACATGGGCTTCGTCGGTGGCGTGGAGTCCGTGCTGAGCGAGAAGTCGTACGCGCTCGCGCTGCAGGTCGTCCCGGACCTGGCCGGCGAGATGGCGACGTACCGGAAGTGGGCCGCGGAACGCCGGGTGGACGGCGTGATCGTGGTGGATCTCCGCGTCGACGATCCACGGATCCCGTTGCTGCGCAAGCTGGATCTGCCCGCCGTCCTGGTCGGGCATCCGGCGCTGGCCGACGGGATGACGTGTGTCTGGACCGACGGCACCGCCGCGATGAACGCCGCGGTCGAGCACGTCGCCCGGCTCGGGCACCAGTCGATCGCGCGGGTCGCCGGACCGCCCGAACACGGGCACGTCTGGATCCGCGACCAGGCGTTCGCGGCGATCACCCGGGAGCTCGGCCTCGACGCGCAAGTGGTGCACACCGACTTCTCCGGTGAGGAAGGTGCCGCCGCGACCCGCCAGCTGATGGCGGCCGCCGACCGGCCGACCGCGCTGATCTACGACAACGACCTGATGGCCGTGGCCGGTCTGTCGGCGATCAACGGGCTCGGGATGAGATCACCCGGCGATGTCACGCTGATCGCCTGGGACGACTCGGCGTTGTGCCGGCTGACGCATCCCACGCTGACGGCGATGAGCCACAACATCGTTGCCTACGGCGCCGAAGTCACCCACCGCCTCTTCGGCCTCCTCGACGGCGCGCCACACCAGGCGCACCTCTACTCCACCCCAACCCTCACAGTCCGCCAAAGCTCCGGCCCACCCCCACGCCCCAGCTGA